The genome window ATCCGTGTAAACGTCGTAAGCGGCGGCTCTATCGAGACAGACGCGCTAAGAGCCTTTACCAACTACGAAGAGGTGCGCGATATGACGGCAAAGCTTAGCCCGCTAAACCGCATGGGACAGCCAACTGATCTAGCTGGAGCATGTCTATTTTTGTGTTCACCAAAAGCTAGCTGGGTGACTGGACATACATTTATAATAGATGGTGGCACGACTTTTAAATGAGAGTGAAATTTCTAAGCATAAAGGCATATTTGTGAGTTTAAATTTACCAAATTCTTTAGCGTTTTTTAGGATACTGTTGGCTCCGCTTATGTTTTTTATGCTCGTAAATGCGCCAGGAATTTTTACGCAAATTCACATAAGTTGGATAAACTACTTCGCAGCTCTTATCTTTGTGATCGCCTCAGTGACTGACTTTTTTGACGGCTACATCGCAAGAAGCTGGGATCAAAAAACTAAACTTGGAGCGATCCTTGATCCACTGGCAGACAAGATGCTGATACTTGCGGCATTTTTAGGCCTTATGATGCTTGGAAGGGCTAGCGCTTGGGCTGTTTATCTCATCTTGGTGAGGGAATTTTTCATAACTGGCTTTCGTGTCGTTATGGCAAGTGATGGCGTAGAGGTCGCGGCCTCGATGGCAGGCAAAGTAAAAACAGTCTCACAGATGTTTGCGGTTGGATTTTTACTGATGAGCTGGCCTGGTGGCGAACTTTTGCTCTGGATAGCTGTTGCGCTCACGCTTTATTCTGGGTTTGAGTACATTTTTGCCTACGTAAAAGCGATAAAAAAGAGCTAAATTTGAGCTACGAATTAAAAGAGATCATTTTAAAACGCACTGCAAATTTAGAGCCAGCACTGCAAAAACAAGCCAAAAAACTAAATCAAAAGATCATCAACACAAATTTTTATCACGATGCTAAAAATTTAGAAAAAATTGGCGCTGTGATCAGCCCTGAGCTAAATGAATTTTTATTAAGTTGCGCTTTAGAATACGACAAAACCCATGCAGATAAATTTGATACGTTTGATAACGACGTAGAGACCTTGCGTGGTATTTGGAGTGCGATGAGCTTTACAAAAAGCCTTGACATTTTAGACTATCTAAACATGCAAGCTACTCGCTCGGTATCACACCGCTCGTTTGCGCATAGATATATTTTTGAAATTTTACGCTTGCAAGAGAAAGCCGGCCGCACACATCCGTTACTTGCCAAGCTTTATGACTATTATGGTGGCTTACAAGCAAAACTGCCCATATATGAGCTTTTACAACGTATCGGCGTAAACCCTACTGATCCTTATGATTTTGATATCTCGCTAAAAGCTGTAAATTTTGGCTACTGGTTTAGCAATCAAGGCTTAAGCGATGATGAGCTAGCCGGTAAATTTCACTTAGAAATTCTCCTTTTTGCCCCTTTTATAAATGACCATACATTTGAGATAGAGCTTAGAAACGACGCTGTGCCAAGGGCTAGAATAAATTTTAATGATGACGGCATAAGCTTTTTGCAAGAGCTACCGAAAGAGATTTTGCCCTATCCTGATATATTAAACTTAAAACCATTTATAGATCAAGTAAAATCACATTTTGATCTAAAATTTGACCTAGACGATAAAGACAAAACTTATTTTAGTGTCAGCAAAGGGTTAAATAGAGCCAAAACACTCTCTTGGCTAAAGGAAATTTTCGCCTAAATGGCAAGGTAAATTTGAGAGTAAATTTATAAACTTTAGCTAAAATCTCATCAATTTTTTCAAAAAAAGGTAAGTTTTGAAAGGTATTCTCTTCACGCTAGTCCTACTTTGTCTTGGGCTTTATGCATATTCGTTTTATTTTTTAGTGACTGTTTTAGCCATTAGTTTTCTTATATTTTTTCACGAGCTTGGCCACTTTTTGGCAGCAAGAACGCTTGGCGTAAAGATAAACACCTTTAGCATCGGCTTTGGCGAGAAAATTTACACCAAAAGCGTTGGCGGCACCGACTACTGCCTAAGCGCGATCCCACTTGGTGGATACGTGCAGCTAAAAGGTCAAGACGACACCGACCCAAAGGCCAAAAACTACGACCGTGATAGCTACAACGTGCTAAGCCCACTAAAGCGAATTTATATCCTTTTTGCAGGACCATTTTTTAACTTTATCTTGGCCTTTTTTATCTACATTTTGCTTGGATTTATCGGTGTTGAGAGACTTGCGCCAAGCGTTGGACACATAGCTGACGGCTCGGCGGCTGCCAGCGCTGGACTTATGAAAAACGATAAAATTTTAGCCATAAACGGCGTAAAGATAAACGAGTGGGATGAGATCAGTAAAAATGTAAAATTAGAGCCAAGCACCATTTTGATAGATCGCAACGGCTCGCAAATGACTATAAATTTAACACCAAAGATAGGCGAGACGATAAATCTATTTAATGAAAAGGTACAGCGCCCACTGATCGGAATTTCTCCAAATGGAGAAGTGATAAAAATTTACCACACTGGTCTTGCAGGCATAAATTTTGCCTTTAGTGAGACGATCGAGGCATCAAAACTAATCTTTAAAAGCTTTACCAAACTAGTAAGTGGAACTGTACCACTAAAAGAGGTCGGTGGTATCGTGCAGATCGCTGATGTCACTTCAAAAGCTGCAAAAATAAGTCTTGGCGTACTTTTGACGATCGTCGCTTTAATCTCAGTAAATTTAGGCGTTTTAAATTTATTCCCCATCCCAGCGCTTGACGGCGGACACATACTTTTTAACTTATATGAGCTAATTTTTAGACGCGAGGTAAATGAGCGAGTGCTCACGACGCTTACCTACTGCGGCTGGGCATTACTGCTTGGTATAATGGTACTTGCAACCTTTAATGATATTATGAGATTAAGTGGAGGTTTATGATGATAGTTTTAAAAGAGCTGCTTGAAAAGATAGAAAATTTAAGCAAAGATGTGACGCTCATCGCCGTTAGCAAAAATGTGACATGCACTGAAGTAAGAGAGCTTTACGCGCAAGGGCAAAGAAATTTTGGCGAAAATAGAGTCCAAGAGCTAGCCAAAAAAGAGCTAGAACTACAAAATTTTACTGATATAAAATGGCATATGATCGGCCGCTTGCAAAATAACAAAATAAATCAAATGATAAGCCTAAAGCCCACACTTTGGCAAAGCTGTGATAGCTTTGAAAGGGCCGTAGAGGTCGATAAAAGGCTTAGCTATAAGCTAGACACCTTGCTTCAAATAAACTCGGCTGATGAAGATACAAAGCAAGGCGTAAGCGTAGTAAATGCGGCAGAAATTTATGAGCGCATCCAAAGCGAGTGTAAAAATATCAATCTAAAAGGCGTGATGAGTATCGGAGCGCATGTGGATGAGCCAAAAGAGATTCAAAAAAGCTTTGAGCTAACATATAAAATTTTTGATAGCCTAAAGCCAAAAGGCGCAACTATCTGCTCGATGGGCATGAGTAGTGACTTCGAGCTAGCGATAAAATGTGGCTCAAATATGATCCGCCTTGGCACTATGCTTTATCTGTAATTTTATCGCTTTTGTCTGATTTGCCTCTGCTGCTGGAGCTTGATAAATTTTTACTAAAAAGGCTTGAGCGAAAAATTAAAAATCTAATATTTAGCGTCAGCTAAAACTAGAGCAAAAAGTACTTTTACGCCAGCTTTTTCTAGAGTATTTCTAGCTTCAAGTATCGTAGTGCCAGTGGTTACAATGTCATCTACTAAAATAACTGGCGCAGTGATCTTTTTTAGGATTTTAAAATTTCTTGGGTTATTTTGTCTAAATTGTAAATCCTTACCACTATAGCTGATCTTACTGGTTGCATGCAGTGCATGAAATATGGGCTTTAGATTTTTAGCCCTTAGTGCATTTGCCAAAATAGCCGTGTGTGAGTAGCCAAAATGAACTCTATCATCTATAGGCAGAGCATAGACTTTCTCCGGAAAGCTAAAGCTTTTAGCAAATTTATTAAATGCAAATTTGGCTAAGTTTTTATATATAAGATATCCGTGCATTTGGTGCTTGGAGTGGATGAGTTCTTTTATTTCAGAGTAGCCGTAAAAGCTATAAATTTTAAAGCCCTCTAGTTCTCTTACTATCGGGCTTGGCTCGCTTAAAATTTGTGAGCAAATTTTACAAAATGTATTTAGCGTAAAGCTCTTGCAAAACGCACAAAACATTAGCTATTTAAGATAGCAATTGCAGTGCGTTTGATAGCGTCATTTATTATTTCAGTCAAAAATGATTTAAATGCCCCACCTGTGGGAATTAACTCAAATTTGGTTTGATTATTTGAAATATTTTTAACGATACTTTGATCGCCTTTTTGGATCTTAAGTGTAATCTTAATATTACCTTTTGTATTATCAGTACCGTATCCACTCATATTTGCTTCAAACTCGTTGATAAAAATTTCAACCACGACTCCACCCATGCCATTTACATTTGCACCGCGCGCCATAAGCTCTTTTTTGAGCGAATCGCTAAAATAAGTAGCAAGATCGTTTTGAAGCACAACATATTCTTTTACAGTACCTTTGCCATCAGTGATCGTAGCAATGGTACTTTTGTTTTTGCGGTTGTCATGCACTGCGCTTATATAAGCTTCAAAGCCGCTATTTTGCTGGCTCGCAGCAGTCTTATACGGATCAAATGCGACAACACTTTGACTTGGTGCACAACCGGTTAAAAGCAAAACAAAAAGTCCAAAAATAGTCAAAAATTTAAATTTATTCATCGTTTTTCCTTTTAAAGTTTAGTGATCTCATCGGCTACTTTTATCGCAGCTTGTTTAACTAAAAGTGCGATAAAAAAGTCAAACTGCTCAGATTTTGAAGCCTCAAGCTTCTCTACATGGTGCCTAGTCGAGATAGGTAAAGTTTTTTTGAAATTTATATTTGAAAGCACAAGAAGGCCATTTAGATGACCATTTAAAATTTCTGAAGCTCCTGAGTAACTTCCTCTAAGCTCGTCAAATCTAAAATCAAGCCTATATGTATATGGCGATGTTTGAGTATCGACAACAACGATACCACGAGAATTTAACTCGCGCTGCAAAAACATGTAAAAAAGCACTTCAAGGCGTGGGTTTGAGTTAAAAACTGCACTATTTCCTTCAACGCCTGTGTAGTAAATCGATCTTGCACTACTTCTAGCATCGACGATCCTGTGGAAATAAACTTTTTTTAATCCAACGTTAGCATCGATCATATTTTTTTCTAAGCAGCAGTTTATCGCTACATCACTTTTGTATTTGACGCCATTTATGAAAAGGGCATCGCCCCTACCTTTACAAGCACTGCAATCAGCCGGTATCCTCATAACCTCTTCAAAATACATCTTATCTTCGCTGTTTATGCTCGCACTTTGCATGCCGTCTATACCCTCACATGAGAGGCAAAGGCTGGCTTTAGCCATACAGCCCGTCATAAAAATAGCCATAAGTGCCGTTAGTAGTGTTGTTCTTAGCATTTCACTTCCTTTTGCTCGTTTTGTTTTTTACGAAGATTTTTCACACTCTCTCCTGCTATGCCGTAATTATTAGTGTCTATCTCATCAATGATAACAACAGTATTTTGAGCATTTCTTCCTAAAATTTCGCTTATTAGCTTTGTAACTCCACTTATCATCTTCTCTTTTTGCTCTACACTCGGACTATCGCCCTCTTTTGTCACACAAATTTTCACAAACGGCATAGTACTCCTTTTTACAAATTTAGCATTTAAATTTTAATCAAAAACCTATTTGCCAAAATAAGATCCTTGCTGCGGCAGTATCGCCAGTTCACAATAAGGCGAAATATTTTGAGATGATTTTGAAAGTTGTGACGTGAAATTTTGGCGCAGATAGAACAGATAGTTCATCAAGCCAAAATTTTACTAACTCTTTCAAAAGGACACAAAAGATAAGCCGTTAGTCTATTTTTAATACCGATAGGAATGCCTCCTGTGGCAAATTCACCTTACCTATCGCCTTCATCCGTTTCTTACCCTCTTTTTGCTTCTCAAGCAACTTCCTCTTACGAGTGATGTCGCCACCATAGCACTTGGCTGTGACATTTTTACCCATTGATTTCACGGTCTCACGAGCGATTATTTTATTACCGATGCTAGCTTGTATCGCCACTTCAAAGAGCTGACGCGGCACGATCTCTTTCATCGCCTTTACAAAGTCCCTGCCCTTTGTCTGCGCCTTGCTCTCAGGTACAATGATAGAGAGTGCATCGACCGTCTCGCCAGCCACTTTGACATCAAGCTTTACTAGATCGCCCACGCGGTAGTCGCTCGGCTCATAGTCAAAGCTCGCGTAGCCTTTTGTGCTTGATTTTAGTTTGTCGTAAAAGTCCATCACGATCTCGTTCATCGGTATGTCATACTCAAGCAAAACGCGGTCAGTCGTGATGTAGTCCATCTTTGTTTGTATACCACGGCGGTTGTTTAAAAGCGTGATGATGTTGCCCAAAAATTCGCTTGGCGTGATGATAGTCGCTTTCACATATGGCTCAAGGATAGAGTCTATTTTATTTACAGGCGGCAACTGGCTTGGGTTTTGAATTTTTAAATTTAGCCCATCAGTTTGGATGACTTCATAAGTCACAGTTGGCGCTGTGGCGATGAGATCAAGGTCAAACTCACGCTCCAGCCTCTCTTTGACGACCTCCATGTGAAGAAGACCTAAAAAGCCAACCCTAAAGCCAAACCCAAGCGCGACCGAGGTCTCTGGCTCGTAGCTTATGGAGCTGTCATTTAGCTTTAGCTTATCCAGCGCGTCACGCAGATCTTCAAATTTATCAGTTTCAATAGGATAAAGCCCCGCAAAAACAAATGGCTTAGCCCTCTCAAAGCCACCTACTGGCTCTTTTAATGGATTTCTAGCCTGCGTAATCGTATCGCCCACCTGGACGTCACTAACATTTTTAAGTCCGAGTACAACGATGCCTACTTCGCCAGCAGAAAGACTCTTTGTCTTTATAGGAGCGATAGGATTTGGATACATGAGATCTAGCACGATGTGTTTTTTGCCTGTGCCCATAACTAAAATTTCATCATTTTTTGAAATTTCACCATCATAAACACGCACAAGTGCAAGCGCGCCAAGATAGTTGTCAAACCAGCTATCATAAATAAGCGCCTTTGTTGGCTTGCTTGCGTCGCCATTTGGTGCTGGAATTCTCGTGATGATTGCTTCAAGCAGTTCTTTTATGCCGATACCGCTTTTTGCACTCACTTCAATCGCCCCTGAGCAGTCAAGTCCTATGATGTGCTCGATCTCGTCTTTTACTCTAGCAGGATCAGCCGCTGGTAGGTCGATTTTGTTTATCACTGGAATGATCTCTAAGTTGTTTTCTAGCGCGATATAGACGTTTGCGATGGTTTGCGCCTCCACGCCCTGAGAAGCGTCCACGACTAGCAGTGCGCCCTCACAGCTGGCTAAAGATCGGCTCACCTCGTAGCTAAAGTCTACGTGGCCCGGAGTGTCTATCAAATTTAGAACAAAATTTTCACCATTTAACATGTAGTTTAGGCGAACAGACTGAGCTTTTATCGTGATGCCGCGCTCTTTTTCGATATCCATCGTGTCCATGATCTGTGAGCTCATCTCGCGGTCGCTCACGGCGCCGCACTCCTGGATCAGGCGGTCTGCGAGCGTACTTTTGCCGTGATCGATATGAGCGATGATGCTAAAATTTCTGATGTTTTTCATTTAAATTTTACTTCTTGATTAAATTTTTGGCTTTTATTTTGCCTAAAATTGATTTAAAATTTGCATAAGAAAAGCAATGTTAATGCTTGTGACCAAAGTGTCCGTGCTCTTCTTTGCCTTTTATCTCGCAGATGAGCTCATCTTTATGCCCAATGGCCTTGCTCTCAAACTGAAGCGTAACATGGCCGATGCTAACATGAGATAGCTCGTGTTCGATCTGCTTTATCATCTTTGAGATCTCGTCCACGCTTAGCGCGTCATCCACCACCACATGGGCTATGAGTGCATTTGAACCGGCACTTATCGCCCAAATATGTAGATCATGCACCTGTCTAACGCCATCCACGCCTTTTATGATAGCTAAAATTTCATCCGTATTAAGATCGACTGGCACGGCTTCGATAAGGATATTAAAGCTATCTTTTAGTAAGCCAAAGCCACTTTTTATGATAAGTATCGAAACAAATATACTTGCAATACTATCAGCTTGCGTAAGGCCAAATTTCATTATGACTAGTGCTGCAATAATCGCTCCAACGGAACCAAGCGTATCACCAAGGACATGAAGATAAGCTCCTTTTATATTTAAATTCTCTTTTATATCGCTACTTTTATGCATATAAATAGCTACGATCAAATTTATAATAAGTCCCAAAATGCTAATAGCAAGCATTGTTTTGGCTTCGATCTGCGGCTCGCTAAAAAGTCTCACAACCGCTTCAATTATCACAAAAATACCTAGGGCAATAAGAGCCGAGGCATTCACAAAAGCAGCGATGATCTCAACTCTTTTATAGCCAAAGGTCTTTTTTAAATTTGCTCTTTTTTCTGAAATTTTAAACGCCATGAGCGAAAAAAATAGTGCGGCTGCGTCTGAGAGCATGTGAAAGGCGTCGCCGATGAGCGCAAGCGAGTTTGAGAGAAAGCCAAAGATAGCCTCGACCACCATAAACGCAAAAATAAGTAAAAACGAATTTCTAAGAACGCTCTTGTTGTGCATTATTGTCCTTTTTTTGGGCATCGATCCTCTTACCGATATCTTTTAAATTTGAAAACTCCTCGATGAGCTTTGGCGAGTCGTCAAGACTGATGACAAAATTCCAAATGTAAGTCATCACGGAGTAGATGTGGCCGGCATTTGTCTGCTGTGAGCTTAGCACTATTATCGCCACTAAAAAGAGTACTGAAGCACTAATACCGATGATAAAATAGCTCACCGCTTCCCTGTTTGAGATCGCTATGCGAAATTTATAAACGACGTCGTAGTGCCTATCTAGCGTGCTTTTGTTAAAAACACCTATAACTTTCGCCTCTTTTTCTAATCGGTCATTTAAACGAAGATAAGGATCATCATTTTTCTTAACATATCTTGGCAAAAATATAAGAAAAACGATCATCACAGCAAAGCACGCCACAGCGACCTTTGGCTCGACAAAGATGAGCATAAACGCTGAGCCGATGATAGAAATAACCGAGGTAAAAAACATCGGAAAGTGCGTCTCAAAGAAATTTACAAACTCACGTGAAAGTGCCACTCTAGCGATGATAGCGGAGTCGTCTTTGGCGTTTTGTTTTTCATTCATGATGACGTTTACGGCGAGCTTTGCGTAGATGCCTGCAAAGACTTGCGTATCCACGCGGCGTCTGATAGCTCCAACAAGCCACGCTATAAGCACAAAAAGTGCGTAAACAAGGGCATTTAACGTGTTTCCTTGCATGATTGCGTTGATCGCAAAGCCCGCAAATATCGGGTAGGCTAGAAAAAGTCCGTTCTCGGCTAGCACCAAAGCGAAGGTCAGTATAAGCTTTTTATTGTGCTCGGTCGCTATGCTCTTTAGCGTTTTAAAGGCGTTATTTTGCAAATTTACTCCTAAAAATTTTTTGCGAATTCTAGCCAAATTTATAAAAATTTGAAAAAATTAGTTGTAACTATTGACATTACAACTAAAAAATATTATACTTCGCTCATCAGTTGTAAATAAAAATATTACAACAAAAAAGGAGAAAAAAATGAAAAATTATCAAGTTACAAAGATCGCTAACGAGCCAAGAATCGAGCTAAAAGAAGCTTTAAATTTAAGCGGCTGTGAAGTTTCTATAAACGAGCTTCCAGCAAATGTGAGCGTACCATTTGTCCACTCACACAAACAAAACGAGGAGCTTTATATTATCTTAGAAGGTGATGGTGAGCTTTTCATCGACGGTGAAGTGCTAAAAGTAAGCAAAGGTGACGCACTACGCATAGACCCAGAAGGTAAAAGGTGTTTTAGAGCTGGCAAAAACGGCATAAAAATGATCTGCATACAGAGCAAAAAAGGTAGCTTAGAGCAATACACTATGAGCGATGGTGTGATAGTCACAGACATCAAGCCAAGTTGGCTATAAATTTAAAAATCCCAAAGGATAAACAATATAAATAGCAATCATAGGCGCAAACGGCAAGAGCGGCGTAAATTTAGTAAATGAAGCCATAAAACAAGGTTACGACATTACAGCGATCGTTAGAAACAAAGAGTATAAAAATAGTAGTGTTAAGGTTTTTTATAAAGATATATTTGAGCTTACAAAGGCGAATCTGGCGGGCCTTGACGCCGTTATTAGCGCACTTGGCACTTTTACTGATGTGACCTTCCCTTTATATAAAAAGGTAGCAATCCATCTTACAAATTTACTAAGTGGTAGCAGTAAAAGGCTCATCATAGTTGGTGGCACCGGCACACTACTGGTGGATGACAAAGGTACGATGGCTATGGATACGCCTGACTTCCCACATGAATATATGGGAGTGGCAAGAGCAGCTGCGGAGTCGTTTTTCGAGCTAAAAACTAAATCGGACGTACTTTAGACGTATGTAAGTCCAGCAGGTGACTACGACGCAAATGGTGCTCGTACTGGTAAATACGTGCTTGGTGGAGACAATCTCATCTTAAACTCAAACAATGAGAGCTATATAAGCTATGCAGACCTTACGCTTGCGATCATAGACGAGCTAAAAAACAAAAAATTTACACAAAAACGTTTCACAGCAATTGGCGAGCGAGCATAAAATTATAGATTTGACATATCTGGCACAAA of Campylobacter concisus contains these proteins:
- the pgsA gene encoding CDP-diacylglycerol--glycerol-3-phosphate 3-phosphatidyltransferase, producing the protein MSLNLPNSLAFFRILLAPLMFFMLVNAPGIFTQIHISWINYFAALIFVIASVTDFFDGYIARSWDQKTKLGAILDPLADKMLILAAFLGLMMLGRASAWAVYLILVREFFITGFRVVMASDGVEVAASMAGKVKTVSQMFAVGFLLMSWPGGELLLWIAVALTLYSGFEYIFAYVKAIKKS
- the rseP gene encoding RIP metalloprotease RseP, giving the protein MKGILFTLVLLCLGLYAYSFYFLVTVLAISFLIFFHELGHFLAARTLGVKINTFSIGFGEKIYTKSVGGTDYCLSAIPLGGYVQLKGQDDTDPKAKNYDRDSYNVLSPLKRIYILFAGPFFNFILAFFIYILLGFIGVERLAPSVGHIADGSAAASAGLMKNDKILAINGVKINEWDEISKNVKLEPSTILIDRNGSQMTINLTPKIGETINLFNEKVQRPLIGISPNGEVIKIYHTGLAGINFAFSETIEASKLIFKSFTKLVSGTVPLKEVGGIVQIADVTSKAAKISLGVLLTIVALISVNLGVLNLFPIPALDGGHILFNLYELIFRREVNERVLTTLTYCGWALLLGIMVLATFNDIMRLSGGL
- a CDS encoding YggS family pyridoxal phosphate-dependent enzyme, translated to MMIVLKELLEKIENLSKDVTLIAVSKNVTCTEVRELYAQGQRNFGENRVQELAKKELELQNFTDIKWHMIGRLQNNKINQMISLKPTLWQSCDSFERAVEVDKRLSYKLDTLLQINSADEDTKQGVSVVNAAEIYERIQSECKNINLKGVMSIGAHVDEPKEIQKSFELTYKIFDSLKPKGATICSMGMSSDFELAIKCGSNMIRLGTMLYL
- a CDS encoding ComF family protein, which produces MFCAFCKSFTLNTFCKICSQILSEPSPIVRELEGFKIYSFYGYSEIKELIHSKHQMHGYLIYKNLAKFAFNKFAKSFSFPEKVYALPIDDRVHFGYSHTAILANALRAKNLKPIFHALHATSKISYSGKDLQFRQNNPRNFKILKKITAPVILVDDIVTTGTTILEARNTLEKAGVKVLFALVLADAKY
- a CDS encoding YajG family lipoprotein — translated: MNKFKFLTIFGLFVLLLTGCAPSQSVVAFDPYKTAASQQNSGFEAYISAVHDNRKNKSTIATITDGKGTVKEYVVLQNDLATYFSDSLKKELMARGANVNGMGGVVVEIFINEFEANMSGYGTDNTKGNIKITLKIQKGDQSIVKNISNNQTKFELIPTGGAFKSFLTEIINDAIKRTAIAILNS
- a CDS encoding 2-hydroxymuconate tautomerase family protein — translated: MPFVKICVTKEGDSPSVEQKEKMISGVTKLISEILGRNAQNTVVIIDEIDTNNYGIAGESVKNLRKKQNEQKEVKC
- the lepA gene encoding translation elongation factor 4; its protein translation is MKNIRNFSIIAHIDHGKSTLADRLIQECGAVSDREMSSQIMDTMDIEKERGITIKAQSVRLNYMLNGENFVLNLIDTPGHVDFSYEVSRSLASCEGALLVVDASQGVEAQTIANVYIALENNLEIIPVINKIDLPAADPARVKDEIEHIIGLDCSGAIEVSAKSGIGIKELLEAIITRIPAPNGDASKPTKALIYDSWFDNYLGALALVRVYDGEISKNDEILVMGTGKKHIVLDLMYPNPIAPIKTKSLSAGEVGIVVLGLKNVSDVQVGDTITQARNPLKEPVGGFERAKPFVFAGLYPIETDKFEDLRDALDKLKLNDSSISYEPETSVALGFGFRVGFLGLLHMEVVKERLEREFDLDLIATAPTVTYEVIQTDGLNLKIQNPSQLPPVNKIDSILEPYVKATIITPSEFLGNIITLLNNRRGIQTKMDYITTDRVLLEYDIPMNEIVMDFYDKLKSSTKGYASFDYEPSDYRVGDLVKLDVKVAGETVDALSIIVPESKAQTKGRDFVKAMKEIVPRQLFEVAIQASIGNKIIARETVKSMGKNVTAKCYGGDITRKRKLLEKQKEGKKRMKAIGKVNLPQEAFLSVLKID
- a CDS encoding cation diffusion facilitator family transporter — protein: MHNKSVLRNSFLLIFAFMVVEAIFGFLSNSLALIGDAFHMLSDAAALFFSLMAFKISEKRANLKKTFGYKRVEIIAAFVNASALIALGIFVIIEAVVRLFSEPQIEAKTMLAISILGLIINLIVAIYMHKSSDIKENLNIKGAYLHVLGDTLGSVGAIIAALVIMKFGLTQADSIASIFVSILIIKSGFGLLKDSFNILIEAVPVDLNTDEILAIIKGVDGVRQVHDLHIWAISAGSNALIAHVVVDDALSVDEISKMIKQIEHELSHVSIGHVTLQFESKAIGHKDELICEIKGKEEHGHFGHKH
- a CDS encoding ABC transporter six-transmembrane domain-containing protein gives rise to the protein MQNNAFKTLKSIATEHNKKLILTFALVLAENGLFLAYPIFAGFAINAIMQGNTLNALVYALFVLIAWLVGAIRRRVDTQVFAGIYAKLAVNVIMNEKQNAKDDSAIIARVALSREFVNFFETHFPMFFTSVISIIGSAFMLIFVEPKVAVACFAVMIVFLIFLPRYVKKNDDPYLRLNDRLEKEAKVIGVFNKSTLDRHYDVVYKFRIAISNREAVSYFIIGISASVLFLVAIIVLSSQQTNAGHIYSVMTYIWNFVISLDDSPKLIEEFSNLKDIGKRIDAQKKDNNAQQERS
- a CDS encoding cupin domain-containing protein — encoded protein: MKNYQVTKIANEPRIELKEALNLSGCEVSINELPANVSVPFVHSHKQNEELYIILEGDGELFIDGEVLKVSKGDALRIDPEGKRCFRAGKNGIKMICIQSKKGSLEQYTMSDGVIVTDIKPSWL
- a CDS encoding NAD(P)H-binding protein produces the protein MGANGKSGVNLVNEAIKQGYDITAIVRNKEYKNSSVKVFYKDIFELTKANLAGLDAVISALGTFTDVTFPLYKKVAIHLTNLLSGSSKRLIIVGGTGTLLVDDKGTMAMDTPDFPHEYMGVARAAAESFFELKTKSDVL